The Streptomyces sp. P9-A4 genome contains a region encoding:
- a CDS encoding CaiB/BaiF CoA transferase family protein has translation MSTQPLPLEGITVVAVEQAVAAPFATRQLADLGARVVKVERPDGGDFARGYDTAARGLASHFVWCNRGKESVAVDLKDPRGLAIVRRLVAGADVFVQNLAQGAAARLGLDAATLCAAHPRLIAVDVSGYGAEGPYALKRAYDMLVQCEAGLVSVTGTPEQPVKSGIPAADIAAGMYAFSGVLAALVRRGTTGRGGPVEISLLDSLAEWMGHPLHHGMHGGTPPARTGLAHAVIAPYDAYPTADGGLVLLSVQNDREWRRLAEQVLGRPELADAPDFATNTARVAGRAATDAVVAEALAPLTAPEALARLDAAGIACARLNSVAELADHPQLTARDRWREVESPAGPLRALLPPIVFPDAPEPRMDRIPALGQDTDGVLAELGVPETEVEELRSVGVIA, from the coding sequence ATGAGCACTCAGCCACTCCCCCTCGAAGGCATCACGGTCGTCGCCGTCGAGCAGGCCGTCGCCGCCCCCTTCGCCACCCGGCAGCTCGCCGACCTCGGCGCCCGCGTCGTCAAGGTCGAACGGCCCGACGGCGGGGACTTCGCCCGGGGGTACGACACCGCCGCCCGGGGTCTCGCCTCGCACTTCGTGTGGTGCAACCGCGGCAAGGAGTCCGTGGCGGTCGACCTCAAGGACCCCCGGGGCCTGGCGATCGTCCGGCGGCTGGTGGCCGGCGCGGACGTCTTCGTGCAGAACCTCGCCCAGGGCGCGGCGGCCCGGCTGGGCCTCGACGCCGCCACCCTGTGCGCCGCGCACCCGAGGCTGATCGCGGTGGACGTCTCCGGGTACGGGGCGGAGGGACCGTACGCGCTCAAGCGGGCGTACGACATGCTCGTGCAGTGCGAGGCCGGCCTCGTTTCGGTGACCGGGACGCCGGAGCAGCCGGTCAAGTCCGGGATCCCGGCGGCCGACATCGCGGCCGGCATGTACGCCTTCTCGGGCGTCCTCGCCGCGCTCGTACGGCGCGGCACCACCGGGCGGGGCGGTCCGGTGGAGATCTCGCTGCTCGACTCGCTCGCGGAGTGGATGGGGCACCCGTTGCACCACGGGATGCATGGGGGTACGCCCCCGGCGCGCACGGGGCTCGCGCACGCGGTGATCGCCCCGTACGACGCCTATCCGACGGCCGACGGCGGTCTGGTGCTGCTCTCCGTGCAGAACGACCGGGAGTGGCGGCGGCTCGCCGAACAGGTCCTCGGCCGGCCGGAGCTGGCCGACGCCCCGGACTTCGCGACGAACACGGCGCGGGTGGCCGGGCGCGCGGCGACGGACGCGGTGGTCGCGGAGGCCCTGGCCCCGCTGACGGCACCCGAGGCGCTGGCGCGCCTGGACGCGGCGGGCATCGCCTGCGCCCGGCTCAACTCGGTCGCGGAGCTGGCGGACCACCCGCAGCTGACGGCCCGTGACCGCTGGCGGGAGGTGGAGTCACCGGCCGGGCCGCTGCGCGCGCTGCTGCCGCCGATCGTGTTCCCGGACGCGCCGGAACCACGGATGGACCGGATCCCGGCACTCGGGCAGGACACGGACGGGGTACTCGCCGAGCTGGGTGTGCCGGAGACGGAGGTGGAGGAGCTGAGGAGTGTGGGGGTGATCGCCTGA